The genomic stretch cagaaagtgacccaatatgaacaggaagtgaccctgacctgccccaaaatcaacaggaagtgacccaatattaaAAGGAAGCGACCCGTATCAACAGAAagcgacccaatatcaacaggaagtgacccgaacctgctccaaaatcaacaggaagtgaacccgataTAGCAACCATCACAACAAAGCTCCCATCTTTAAAAATTCGTATTTCCTTTGTTTACAATTGCTATCACATACTCAGCCATGACATAACAGTGCGATTCCGTGTCATAAAGCCTTTCGACATCACGTTTTTATGTGATGTTGACCTCTGCGACATCGCCTAGGCCTCAAAGGGCACGCCCGGCGGGCAAAACGGGGCGACGCTTCCGCCCCGGCGCGCCGAGGCTAAAATGGAGACGGACAAGTTCTCCATCAAGGCGGAGGTCATCCACCCCATCGTCCTGAAATACTTTGACCGCATCACCCCGGCGCAGTGGAGCATGCTGGCGGCGGGGACGGTGGATTCCGACACGCAGCTGATCCTGGCCGACATGTGCACGGAGATCACCCAGAAGCTGTGCGCCGACACCATCCGGGTGATCATCCCGGAGTTCAAAGAGCGCATCCGGAGCGCGGTGGGCAAAAAAATGAAGCTGAACGTGGAAGGCGGGCTGAACGGCGCCTTCGCTTCGGCGCTCAGCGTCCCGGAGCAGCGCAGCGAAAGCTCGCAGAAGTTGGACTCGCTGTTCAAGAAGGAGGTCTCGCAGAGGGTCCGCGACACCTTGAGCACGGCCACCGACGCCGACAGTCGCCTGGCGCCGCTCATTTACGTCCCGGGGACGTTCACCAAGATCGACGTCCTGGCTAAGATGGTCATGCTGGCTTGCGGTTCTCTGAAGGTCTACCTCAGCAAGATGGCCTTCTATACCAAGTGCTTCAGAAGGTGCCGGAAGAAGGACGCTCGCAAGACTCCCGCCTCCTCGGCCAccaccgccgccgccgccgccaaaTCGGCGGGAGCGTGCGTCTTCGACAGGGAGGAGACCACGGAGGCCGTGATGAATATTCTGCGAAAGTGGACCGAGGGAGAGGATGAGTCCATGGCGCTCAGGtcggtcaatgaaaaaaaagtcagaaaattatgagaaaaaaatgtcgCAATATGAGAAAATGTTGCGGTTAATTGGAATATGAGAAAAAATCatattatgagaaaaaaatgtcgCAATATGAGAAAATGTTGCGGTTAATTGGAATATGAGAAAAAATCACATTATGAGAAAAAAGCTAAAATATTGTGTGATTTATATCATataatgatttggggaaaaaaatcagaatatgaaatatatataatattaatgtACATCATATTATTAGGAGGGCAAATGTCATAATAACCAAGAAAAGAAAGGTAAGTAAGAAGCTAGCTAGCTTGCTAGGTAGCTAGATATATAGGTAGCTAGATAGGTAGAAAGTTAGCTTGGTAGGTAAGTAGCTAAGTAGCAAGCTAGGTAAGTAGGTAGGTATGTAGTCAGCTACGTAGGTAGCCAGGTAGGTTGCTAGCTAGCTAGGTAGGTGGCTAGATAGATAGGTAGGTAGCTAGGTAGGTAGAAAGTTAGCTAGGTAGGTAAGTAGCCAGGTCGCTAGCTAGGTAGGTAAGTAGCTAGGTGGGTAGGTACGTACGTAGTCAGCTACGTAGGTAGCTAGGTAGGTAGGCAGGTAGCTAGATAGGTAGGTAGATAAGTAGCTAGCTAGGTAGGTACAAAGTTAGCAAGGTAAAAAAGTAGCTAGGTAGGTAGATAGGTTGCAAGGTAGGTTGGTCGCTAGATAGGTAGGTAGGTACGTAGTCAGCTATGTCGGTAAGTACCTAGCAAGGTAGGTAACTAGGTTGCTAGGTACATATTTAGGTAGATAGCTTGGTAGGTAGGTAGATAGGTAGGTAAGTTGGTAGGTACTTAGTTAGCTAGGTTGGATAAGTAGCCACGTAGCAGGTAGGTAAGTAGCTCGGTAGGAAGCTAGCTAGCAAGGTAGGTAGGTCGCTAGTTAGTTAGATAGTTAGTGTAGAAGTTTCTATTTTTTGTGTGCTGCAATAAACAGCCAGGCCGACATCTTCTACTTGCAAATTCTTTTATTCTCTCGATTGGACAGAAGAAGGTAAACATTTAATAACAAGATGACAAAACGTAACAAAACAGAACATAGAACAGTAAGACATATTGAAACAACAATGAGACAAAACAATTAGACAATACAGACCGGTCTGGGCCCCCTGTCTCTGTTCACCTTTCGGTCATTCTTGGGTTCAAGGGAGGGCCCAGCTTTCAGGGCACATCAGCTTTTAAGTCTATATGCAAATGAACAAGTGAGCCCACTCCCAGTGGGCGTAACTAAGGCATTCATATAATGTATTGACACACCAAACAACACGTTCCATTGCGAACAGAAGATAAAAACTTTCTGTTAACTGGTAACAAATGGTGAGATGTCATCAAGGCAAACATTCCTTTGGCCTATTTGCCCCCTCTTACAGTAATAAAGTGGAAAGACAGGAATGCACTTGATTGATTACAAAGTTCTAAGAGGGTCTTAAACCCCTCAAGTCTTCTGGTCACAAACCAAATAATACAGTAAGTAAATAACCTAGATTGAAATACATATCGTTTTAAAGTAATGAAAGAATATATGTGAACTATCAGAAATATTTCTCTACATTAGGTAGCTAGCTAGGTGAGTAGTTAGCAAGGTCAGTAGGTAGCTAGCTAGGTAGGTAGGTaagtagctagctagctagattGATTGATacataggtaggtaggtagctgGCTAGGTAGATTGATTGATacataggtaggtaggtagctgGCTaggtagctagctagctagctagatcGATTGGTAGATAGGTAACTAGGTAGCTAGCTAGCTGTCTAGCTAGCAAGGTAGGTAAGTTGGTAGGTATTTAGCTATGTAGGCAGCTAGGTCGGTcactagatagatagatagatagattagATAGATAGATTAGATAGCTAGATTAGATAGCTAGATTAGATAGCTAGATTagataggtaggtaggtaggtaggtaggtaggtaggtaggtaggttgaGTGATAGATAGGTTGAGTGATAGATAGATAGGTTGAGTGATAGATAGGTAGGTAAGTAGCTAGGTAGATGGCTAGCTAGCAAGGTaggtagctagctagctaggtagctagctagctagatcGATTGATATATAGGTAGCTAGGTAGGTAGCTAGCTAGATCGATTGACTGATAGGTAGCTAGGTAGGTAGCTAGCTGGCTAGCTAGCAAGGTAGGTAGGTAGTCAGCTACGTAAGTAGGTaggtagctagctagctaggaaGCTAGCTAGGAAGGTCAGGTAGGTTAGGTCAGTATTTAGGCAGCGAGGTATGTACAGcgtgtcacaaaagtgagtgcacccctggcatttctgcagatatttaagtatatcttttcatgggataacactgacaaaatgacactttgacacaatgaaaagtagtctgtgtgcagcttatataatagagttcatttattttcccctataaaataattttttaaaatagccattaatatctaaacccctggcaacaagattgagtacaccccatagaaactatgtacatccctaaatgtccaaactgagtactgcttgtcattttctgaAATGTTTTACTCTGCCCATCAGGGCGAATTGCGACCTCCGTCAGAAAGCGGCGGAAATCGTGGAGACCATCATCGAGGACCTGCACTACCCCGAAACGTCCGACGAGGACTCTCCCGCCCCTCTTTTCGACCTGGGCCTTATCAAGGATCAGCTGTGCGATTTCTTCGAATCCTGCGTCTCTCCTTCGAGCGGCGACGAATCCTCGCGCAAACGTCACTTCCTCAACTTCTGCGAGAAGAAGTTCGAGGAGCTGGTGAGCGACCTGCAAAAAGTCCGCTGTCGCTGCATGCGCACGCGGGAAGAGACGTCCCGTCGCGGAGAGGATGAAGAAGACAACCTCCTGGACTTCCAGGGGATCCGCTCGAGTTTGGAGGAAGTCTACGAGAAGGTGTCTCCGCCGTCCGGGGAGTCGGGCCCGGACGAGCTCCGGATGGAGGCGGATAAGTTCTCGCGGGAGCTGGCGGGGAAGATCTACGACTTCATGACGGACAATCGGACCGCCGTGCCGTCGGACGCGGTTTGGAGGAGATACTCGGAGCCGCTCATCCTGGAGGTGGACCAGGAGAAGGCGGAGAACATCGAAGTTCTGCATAAGATCGTGGAGGACACCTCCACCAAGTTCGTGCAGCAGTTGCTCCTCTGGTTGAAGATGGAACCGGTCACCAGGGGGAGCCGCGCCGACGAAGTCTACGGTTGCTTGAGCGACATCGACGCGCTCATCGCGGGTGGGGGCAGAGAACAGAAGGGAAGAATCAGCGCTAGCCCCGCCATCAGGGGGCGGCCCCAACGGGCGTCCGCCTCGCGCCCTCGCACAGGAAGCCAGAAGTGGGTGGAGCTAGAGGAAAGGTCAGCTGATATATCAGGCCaaaatttaccacccgcctctGCCGCCTCCAGACAGGGACAACAATTGACCGCGGCATCCGAGACCACTCCGGAGTCCGAGACCACTCCGGAATCGGAGAGTAGCGCGGAGTCGAAGCCCGCTCCGGAGATGGACGGCGGCCAGTCCGACACGCCGCCTTCTGGCGCCGTACGCGAGGCCTGGCCTTCGCCGCTCCGCTCATCTTCCAAGTAAGCCCGTCAGTCATTTGATCGCACAATAAATGAAAGCTAATTTGAAATGCTAAACTGCAAGTGCTAATTTTCCAAGCTGCGATGCTAAAACTTCTTGTCTTATCACTCAATGGAGGGAGGCGGGGCTTAGGCCGCgtaacatcaacaggaaatgaaccgATACCAACAGGAATGGAGTGTTTTGTGCGACAA from Corythoichthys intestinalis isolate RoL2023-P3 chromosome 10, ASM3026506v1, whole genome shotgun sequence encodes the following:
- the LOC130922601 gene encoding uncharacterized protein LOC130922601, producing the protein METDKFSIKAEVIHPIVLKYFDRITPAQWSMLAAGTVDSDTQLILADMCTEITQKLCADTIRVIIPEFKERIRSAVGKKMKLNVEGGLNGAFASALSVPEQRSESSQKLDSLFKKEVSQRVRDTLSTATDADSRLAPLIYVPGTFTKIDVLAKMVMLACGSLKVYLSKMAFYTKCFRRCRKKDARKTPASSATTAAAAAKSAGACVFDREETTEAVMNILRKWTEGEDESMALRANCDLRQKAAEIVETIIEDLHYPETSDEDSPAPLFDLGLIKDQLCDFFESCVSPSSGDESSRKRHFLNFCEKKFEELVSDLQKVRCRCMRTREETSRRGEDEEDNLLDFQGIRSSLEEVYEKVSPPSGESGPDELRMEADKFSRELAGKIYDFMTDNRTAVPSDAVWRRYSEPLILEVDQEKAENIEVLHKIVEDTSTKFVQQLLLWLKMEPVTRGSRADEVYGCLSDIDALIAGGGREQKGRISASPAIRGRPQRASASRPRTGSQKQGQQLTAASETTPESETTPESESSAESKPAPEMDGGQSDTPPSGAVREAWPSPLRSSSKPASKKRGSWRTSVKEPTVDVTTYRSPSVLEEMVTSLMAVLVARLLTRLQNLHKKAVLSRDTLPIIRRVSNKVLRDPRLCVITEVDVYTVDRITEAVIEELLREFDDELLEASLSDGRAFDSVLLRELHSNLKALEEPQSKSALFFAAVRKTFFWTFCIPGLTRRTTVADDEYDLGASVASSGQFRGRVEQQR